One segment of Bradyrhizobium sp. CB2312 DNA contains the following:
- a CDS encoding serine protease, whose protein sequence is MWLKSLVVASCLQLGFVGVAQAAGPFGSVNVGNWIGGAFSNDETGAFSHCAATTPYANGVILVVSQNAAGTWSLAFASPSYRFNKGENAAIDVTFDGQEQARLYATAYQSNMLTAVMPLNVVRTFQKASLMVATAGRAVLNFDLTSTGPVISALANCVTKVKADGLDKAGDFTKIAAKPQPAPDKQTPPAGSKAARAKSGTGFVVSANGHIVTNNHVIDGCVGDIKGNLTGEAAMVLRVVSSDANNDLALLQAPSTATFKDFARIRDRSIRSGDAVIAIGFPFHGLLSSDFTVTTGIVSSLSGMRNDSRFLQISAPVQPGNSGGPLFDATGQIVGVVTGKIPALRIAAVTGNIPENINFAIKTGVLRDFLDNSVVPYQTAEPKAELKTTDIAGNARPYTMLISCNAMEQADAKR, encoded by the coding sequence ATGTGGCTTAAGTCGTTGGTCGTCGCGTCTTGCTTGCAACTCGGTTTCGTCGGCGTGGCGCAGGCGGCGGGGCCGTTCGGCTCCGTCAATGTGGGCAACTGGATCGGCGGCGCCTTCAGCAATGACGAGACCGGAGCGTTCTCGCATTGCGCGGCGACCACGCCCTATGCGAACGGCGTCATCCTCGTCGTGAGCCAGAATGCCGCCGGCACATGGTCGCTCGCCTTTGCGAGTCCCAGCTATCGCTTCAACAAGGGCGAGAACGCCGCGATCGACGTGACCTTTGACGGACAGGAGCAAGCCAGGCTGTACGCCACGGCGTACCAGTCCAACATGCTCACGGCCGTCATGCCGCTCAATGTCGTGCGCACCTTCCAGAAGGCGAGCCTGATGGTGGCGACAGCCGGCCGCGCCGTCCTGAATTTCGATCTGACCTCGACCGGGCCGGTGATCTCGGCCCTGGCCAATTGCGTGACTAAGGTGAAAGCCGACGGGCTCGACAAGGCCGGCGACTTCACCAAGATCGCCGCCAAGCCGCAGCCCGCGCCGGACAAGCAGACGCCGCCGGCCGGCAGCAAGGCTGCCCGGGCCAAGAGCGGCACCGGCTTCGTGGTCAGCGCGAACGGCCACATCGTCACCAACAACCACGTGATCGACGGCTGCGTCGGCGACATCAAGGGTAACCTCACCGGCGAGGCCGCGATGGTGCTGCGCGTCGTGTCGAGTGATGCGAACAACGATCTCGCTTTGTTGCAGGCGCCTTCGACGGCGACATTCAAGGATTTCGCGCGGATCCGCGACCGCTCGATCCGCTCTGGCGATGCCGTCATCGCAATCGGCTTTCCCTTCCATGGCCTTCTAAGTTCGGATTTCACCGTGACCACCGGCATCGTCAGCTCGCTCAGCGGCATGCGCAACGATTCGCGTTTCCTGCAGATCAGCGCGCCGGTGCAGCCCGGCAATAGCGGCGGCCCGCTGTTCGACGCCACCGGTCAGATCGTGGGCGTGGTTACCGGAAAGATCCCAGCATTGCGTATCGCCGCGGTGACCGGCAACATTCCCGAGAACATCAACTTCGCCATCAAGACCGGCGTGCTGCGCGACTTCCTCGACAATTCCGTGGTGCCCTACCAGACCGCCGAGCCGAAGGCCGAGCTCAAGACCACCGACATCGCCGGCAACGCGCGGCCATACACGATGCTGATCTCGTGCAACGCGATGGAGCAGGCCGACGCGAAGCGGTGA
- a CDS encoding thioredoxin family protein — protein sequence MQSHQIVSREQWIAARKAHLAHEKELSQARERLAAERRALPWVRVDKDYVFEAPTGRVTLGDLFKGRPQLVVQHVMFAPDWDVACKSCSFWADGLDRMAPHLAARDTAMAAISLAPVAKLEAFKRRMGWTFDWVSSGGNDFNRDYEVSFTREEIDKGVLKYNFGTTPFYGPELPGISVFFRNDAGEIFHTYSCFARGLDMMNAAYQYLDLTPLGRHEDGLPYPMDWVRLRDQYGPQAKGASCHG from the coding sequence ATGCAGTCCCATCAGATCGTCTCGCGCGAGCAATGGATCGCAGCGCGCAAGGCTCATCTCGCGCATGAGAAGGAGCTCAGCCAGGCTCGCGAGCGCCTCGCCGCAGAGCGCCGCGCATTGCCCTGGGTCCGGGTCGACAAGGACTATGTGTTCGAGGCGCCGACCGGCAGGGTGACGCTCGGCGATCTTTTCAAGGGCCGTCCGCAGCTCGTAGTCCAGCACGTGATGTTCGCGCCCGACTGGGACGTCGCCTGCAAGAGCTGCTCGTTCTGGGCCGATGGGCTCGATCGCATGGCGCCGCACCTTGCCGCGCGCGACACCGCCATGGCCGCGATCTCGCTGGCGCCGGTCGCAAAGCTCGAAGCCTTCAAGAGGCGGATGGGCTGGACGTTCGATTGGGTCTCGTCCGGCGGCAACGACTTCAACCGCGATTACGAGGTCTCGTTCACGCGCGAAGAGATCGACAAGGGTGTCCTGAAATACAATTTCGGCACCACGCCGTTCTACGGCCCCGAGCTCCCCGGCATCAGTGTGTTCTTCCGTAACGACGCCGGCGAGATCTTCCACACCTATTCCTGCTTCGCCCGCGGCCTCGACATGATGAACGCCGCCTATCAGTACCTCGACCTCACCCCGCTCGGCCGCCACGAGGACGGCCTGCCTTATCCGATGGACTGGGTCCGCCTCCGCGACCAGTACGGGCCGCAGGCGAAGGGAGCGAGCTGCCACGGGTGA
- a CDS encoding metalloregulator ArsR/SmtB family transcription factor, with protein MVKYRDDALDRTFAALCDPTRRALLARLGEQDGLSVSELAAPFPVSLPAIMKHLDVLTDAGLIVREKTGRTVSCRLTAQPMEQAMNWLNRYAQFWSEKFDRLAAFVEEDTWPTQPSTPIPAQPLPQPNVQALNDQASRSRAGSARGRKRSTPHGRKPRS; from the coding sequence ATGGTTAAGTATAGGGACGACGCGCTGGACCGGACCTTTGCCGCGCTCTGCGACCCGACGCGGCGCGCATTGCTGGCGCGCCTCGGCGAGCAGGACGGCCTGTCGGTGAGCGAGCTCGCCGCGCCGTTTCCGGTCTCGCTGCCGGCGATCATGAAGCATCTCGACGTGCTCACGGATGCAGGCCTGATCGTGCGGGAGAAGACCGGGCGCACGGTGTCCTGCCGGCTCACCGCGCAGCCGATGGAGCAGGCGATGAACTGGCTCAATCGCTACGCGCAGTTCTGGTCCGAGAAGTTCGATCGCCTTGCCGCTTTCGTGGAGGAAGACACATGGCCAACGCAGCCGTCGACACCAATTCCCGCACAGCCGCTCCCCCAACCGAACGTCCAAGCCTTGAACGACCAAGCCTCACGCTCACGCGCCGGCTCCGCGCGCGGCCGGAAAAGGTCTACGCCGCATGGACGCAAGCCGCGCAGCTAG
- a CDS encoding DUF3551 domain-containing protein — protein MRKVQVVLGTMALMWLAGGSSARADYDYAWCIQDSEYGYPGDCSYQTREQCLLSASGRKGFCAQNPAVAARPPLPPALRGRRGPPY, from the coding sequence ATGCGCAAGGTGCAGGTCGTGCTGGGCACCATGGCCCTGATGTGGCTCGCCGGCGGCAGTTCGGCGCGCGCGGACTACGACTACGCGTGGTGCATCCAGGATTCGGAATATGGCTATCCCGGCGACTGCTCCTATCAAACTCGCGAGCAGTGCCTGCTGAGCGCGTCCGGCCGCAAGGGTTTCTGCGCACAGAATCCTGCCGTGGCCGCGCGACCGCCGCTTCCACCGGCGCTGCGCGGTCGGCGCGGTCCGCCATACTAG
- a CDS encoding DUF3551 domain-containing protein: MRKTQLALLTLGATVLAGFVTATPAAARDYPWCAQGGEYDYPGECAYSTYEQCQASVSGRLLYCDRNPRFAYGLQPIPQPRPHRRAPPVAPY; encoded by the coding sequence ATGCGCAAGACGCAATTGGCGCTGCTGACACTGGGCGCGACGGTTCTTGCCGGCTTCGTCACCGCGACGCCAGCCGCTGCCCGCGACTATCCCTGGTGCGCGCAGGGCGGCGAGTATGACTATCCCGGCGAATGCGCCTACAGCACCTATGAGCAGTGCCAGGCCAGCGTCTCCGGGCGGCTGCTATATTGCGACCGCAACCCCCGCTTTGCCTACGGCCTGCAACCGATCCCGCAGCCGCGGCCGCACCGGCGCGCGCCGCCTGTGGCGCCGTACTGA
- a CDS encoding tripartite tricarboxylate transporter substrate binding protein, translated as MITRRTALGLLAATPLAASPLSKAFAADYPSRPVKWVVGYPPGGATDILARLIGQRLSEKLGQQFVIENKPGAGNNIGTEAVVNAEPDGYTLQLVNPANFINASLYANLKFNFVRDIAPVASFQRVPNVMTVNKDVPAKNVAEFIEYVKANPGKVNMASSGNGTSVHLSGEMFMAMTGCKMQHVPYRGAAPAITDMLGGQVQVIFDNMPSIIQHIRSGSLRAIGVTTAERSPQLPDVQAIAETVKDYEASALFGMGAPKNTPKEIIAKLNSEINTLMKEPDMTKRLVELGGEPRVQTPEAFGEEIKAETEKWRKVVEFAGLKVE; from the coding sequence ATGATCACTCGCCGTACCGCGCTGGGCCTGCTTGCCGCCACGCCTCTTGCCGCCAGCCCGCTGTCGAAGGCCTTTGCCGCGGATTATCCGTCCCGGCCCGTGAAATGGGTGGTCGGCTATCCGCCGGGCGGCGCCACCGACATCCTGGCGCGGCTGATCGGCCAGCGTCTGTCGGAAAAGCTCGGCCAGCAATTCGTGATCGAGAACAAGCCGGGCGCCGGCAACAACATCGGCACCGAAGCGGTCGTCAACGCCGAGCCCGACGGCTACACGCTGCAGCTGGTCAATCCGGCCAACTTCATCAACGCCTCGCTCTACGCCAATCTGAAGTTCAACTTCGTGCGCGACATCGCGCCCGTCGCCTCGTTCCAGCGCGTGCCGAACGTGATGACCGTCAACAAGGACGTGCCCGCCAAGAACGTCGCCGAGTTCATCGAATATGTGAAGGCCAATCCCGGCAAGGTGAACATGGCCTCGTCCGGCAACGGCACCTCGGTGCATCTGTCCGGCGAGATGTTCATGGCGATGACCGGCTGCAAGATGCAGCACGTGCCCTATCGCGGCGCGGCGCCCGCGATCACCGACATGCTCGGCGGCCAGGTCCAGGTGATCTTCGACAACATGCCCTCGATCATCCAGCACATCCGCTCCGGCTCGCTGCGCGCGATCGGCGTCACCACGGCAGAGCGGTCGCCGCAGCTGCCCGACGTGCAGGCGATCGCCGAGACCGTGAAGGACTACGAGGCCAGCGCGCTGTTCGGCATGGGCGCGCCGAAGAACACGCCGAAGGAGATCATCGCCAAGCTCAACAGCGAGATCAACACGCTGATGAAGGAGCCCGACATGACCAAGCGCCTGGTCGAGCTCGGCGGCGAGCCGCGGGTGCAGACGCCGGAGGCGTTCGGCGAGGAGATCAAGGCCGAGACCGAGAAGTGGAGGAAGGTCGTCGAGTTCGCCGGCCTCAAGGTCGAATAG
- a CDS encoding VOC family protein: protein MTVKVEALDHLVINVADVAVTAEWYRKILGMEVKVFDPGGGKAPRTSLQFGNQKINVRPRDADKVEWFTADHQTAGSDDLCFLTSAAPDEVVAHLQAHGVAIEEGPGPRQGARGTLRSVYCRDPDGSLIEISSYED from the coding sequence ATGACGGTCAAGGTCGAAGCCCTCGATCATCTCGTGATCAACGTCGCCGACGTCGCGGTGACCGCGGAGTGGTATCGCAAGATCCTCGGCATGGAAGTCAAGGTGTTCGACCCCGGCGGCGGCAAAGCGCCGCGGACATCGTTGCAATTCGGTAACCAGAAGATCAACGTCCGGCCGCGCGATGCCGACAAGGTGGAGTGGTTCACCGCCGATCACCAGACCGCCGGCAGCGACGATCTGTGCTTCCTCACTTCCGCTGCGCCCGACGAGGTCGTGGCGCATCTGCAGGCACATGGCGTCGCGATCGAGGAAGGCCCGGGTCCCAGGCAAGGCGCCCGCGGCACGCTGCGCTCGGTCTATTGCCGCGACCCGGATGGCAGCCTGATCGAGATCTCGTCGTACGAGGATTAG
- a CDS encoding HD domain-containing phosphohydrolase, translating to MTASAKPAAKRRLLLASDRNDESTELASILKAVGEVSTVTTEHIPEQPSRDLSGLVVDINLRSPESVQRVRNKLRGDAYRSMPRLFVLADALHHGTMQAWALGATDTISRPLQPDAILQRIRAAFPDTAVYDATDRGKTLNRGVEAAHAVLAKMFEKLPLGVPLTFDDVIAAESKILKAIKHSSLREWLTTVGCHHVGSYRHCLFVTGFAVAFAQHLGMREDDQRRLTRAALLHDVGKAFVPSNLLDKPGKLTDEEMAEVRQHPRRGYDALAAQGGFPPEMLDVILHHHEFLDGSGYPNGLSSNQISDIVRVTTIVDIYAALVEKRAYRMPFTHSRAFAMMEGMGGKLDQQLLQAFRPVALGSF from the coding sequence ATGACCGCCTCAGCCAAACCTGCAGCCAAACGCCGGCTTCTGCTCGCCTCCGACCGGAACGACGAGAGCACCGAGCTCGCCAGCATCCTGAAGGCGGTCGGCGAGGTCTCGACGGTCACGACGGAGCACATTCCCGAGCAGCCCTCGCGCGATCTCTCCGGTCTCGTCGTCGACATCAATCTGCGCTCGCCCGAGAGCGTGCAGCGGGTGCGCAACAAGCTGCGCGGCGATGCCTATCGTTCGATGCCGCGGCTGTTCGTGCTCGCCGACGCCCTGCATCACGGTACCATGCAGGCGTGGGCGCTCGGCGCGACCGACACGATCTCGCGGCCGCTGCAGCCGGACGCCATTCTCCAGCGTATCCGCGCCGCGTTCCCCGACACCGCCGTCTATGACGCGACTGATCGCGGCAAGACGCTCAACCGCGGCGTCGAGGCGGCGCATGCGGTGCTCGCCAAGATGTTCGAGAAGCTGCCGCTCGGCGTGCCCCTGACCTTCGACGACGTCATCGCCGCCGAGAGCAAGATCCTGAAGGCGATCAAGCACTCCTCGCTGCGCGAATGGCTCACCACCGTCGGCTGCCACCATGTCGGCAGCTATCGCCACTGCCTGTTCGTCACCGGCTTCGCCGTTGCCTTTGCGCAGCATCTCGGCATGCGCGAGGACGACCAGCGCCGCCTGACCCGCGCCGCGCTGCTGCATGACGTCGGCAAGGCCTTCGTTCCGTCCAACCTGCTCGACAAGCCCGGCAAGCTCACCGACGAGGAGATGGCCGAGGTCCGCCAGCATCCGCGCCGCGGCTATGACGCGCTCGCCGCGCAAGGCGGCTTCCCGCCGGAGATGCTGGACGTGATCCTGCATCACCACGAATTCCTCGACGGCTCCGGCTACCCCAACGGGCTGTCGTCGAACCAGATCAGCGACATCGTGCGTGTCACGACGATCGTCGACATCTACGCGGCCCTCGTGGAGAAGCGCGCCTACCGCATGCCGTTCACCCACTCGCGTGCGTTTGCGATGATGGAAGGCATGGGCGGCAAGCTGGACCAGCAGCTGCTCCAGGCGTTCCGCCCGGTGGCGCTGGGGTCGTTCTAG